The Pantoea sp. At-9b genome includes a window with the following:
- the uraD gene encoding 2-oxo-4-hydroxy-4-carboxy-5-ureidoimidazoline decarboxylase, which translates to MKLESFNQLSPAEAQAAIAHCVAIPAWQQALVAARPFSNPQQLLAEAERLAQQWQGAELEQALSAHPRIGEKAAGEGKEATFSRSEQSAMLDANGALQFAMLAGNQRYEQRFGRVFLIRAKGRSGEEMLAELQRRLTNDAATEQQEALTQLREITLLRLKESIA; encoded by the coding sequence CAGCTGTCGCCTGCGGAAGCACAGGCGGCGATTGCGCATTGTGTCGCCATTCCTGCCTGGCAGCAGGCGCTGGTGGCAGCGCGTCCATTCAGTAACCCACAACAGTTGCTGGCTGAGGCGGAGCGTCTGGCGCAGCAGTGGCAGGGTGCGGAGCTGGAGCAGGCGCTGAGTGCCCATCCACGCATCGGGGAAAAAGCGGCGGGTGAGGGCAAAGAAGCCACGTTTTCGCGTAGCGAGCAATCGGCGATGCTGGATGCCAATGGCGCGCTGCAATTTGCCATGCTGGCGGGTAATCAACGTTATGAACAGCGTTTTGGCCGGGTGTTTCTGATTCGCGCCAAAGGGCGCAGCGGCGAGGAGATGCTGGCAGAATTGCAGCGTCGACTGACCAATGATGCCGCGACCGAACAGCAAGAAGCGCTGACGCAACTGCGGGAAATTACCTTATTAAGGCTTAAGGAGAGCATCGCATGA
- the uraH gene encoding hydroxyisourate hydrolase yields the protein MSTITTHILDTALGKPAIGVAVALEQNSPEGWLPLAQGRTDVDGRIKDLTPEPLAPGHYRLVAEIGDYFAAAGRDALYVSAQIDFVLGETGSHYHLPFLISPWSWSTYRGS from the coding sequence ATGAGTACCATCACCACGCATATTCTGGACACCGCGCTGGGTAAACCGGCGATTGGGGTGGCGGTAGCGCTGGAGCAAAACAGCCCGGAAGGTTGGCTGCCGCTGGCTCAGGGGCGTACTGATGTCGACGGGCGGATTAAAGACCTGACGCCAGAGCCGTTAGCGCCGGGGCACTATCGTCTGGTGGCGGAGATTGGTGATTATTTTGCGGCGGCGGGACGGGATGCGCTGTACGTCAGCGCGCAGATCGATTTTGTGCTGGGAGAAACCGGCAGCCATTATCATCTGCCGTTTCTGATTTCGCCCTGGTCATGGTCGACTTATCGCGGTAGTTGA
- a CDS encoding amidohydrolase: MSALKITVLQETLSWMDGAANLRHFDGVLKGIEGRDLILLPEMFTTGFAMEAAESSLPQEEVVAWLHQHAKTSNALIGGSAAIQTDKGAVNRFLLVEPNGTLHQYDKRHLFRMANEHQHYVAGETREVFTWRGWRILPQICYDLRFPVFTRNRNDYDLALFVANWPAPRALHWQSLLLARAIENQAYVAGCNRVGSDGNQHQYSGDSRIISPLGEILAAAEPFARARIDAELSLEELQAYRERFPAWRDADQFTL; encoded by the coding sequence ATGTCAGCTTTAAAAATTACCGTATTGCAGGAAACCCTGAGCTGGATGGATGGCGCAGCCAACCTGCGTCATTTCGATGGCGTGCTGAAGGGTATTGAAGGACGCGATCTGATTCTGCTGCCGGAAATGTTTACCACCGGCTTTGCCATGGAAGCCGCAGAAAGCTCGTTGCCACAGGAAGAGGTGGTCGCCTGGCTGCATCAGCATGCCAAAACCAGCAATGCGCTGATCGGTGGCAGTGCCGCAATTCAGACCGACAAAGGCGCGGTGAACCGTTTCCTGCTGGTCGAGCCGAACGGCACGCTGCATCAATATGACAAGCGCCACCTGTTCCGCATGGCGAATGAACATCAGCATTATGTTGCCGGTGAAACCCGTGAGGTGTTCACCTGGCGCGGCTGGCGCATTCTGCCACAGATTTGTTATGACCTGCGCTTCCCGGTGTTCACCCGCAATCGTAATGATTATGACCTGGCGCTGTTCGTCGCCAACTGGCCCGCTCCACGCGCGCTGCACTGGCAGTCATTGCTGCTGGCGAGGGCGATTGAGAACCAGGCGTATGTCGCGGGCTGTAACCGCGTCGGCAGCGACGGTAATCAGCACCAGTACAGCGGCGACAGCCGGATTATTTCACCACTGGGAGAGATCCTGGCCGCAGCCGAGCCATTTGCCCGCGCACGTATTGATGCAGAGTTGTCGCTGGAGGAGTTACAGGCGTATCGTGAACGCTTCCCGGCGTGGCGCGATGCGGATCAGTTTACGTTGTAA
- a CDS encoding pyridoxal phosphate-dependent aminotransferase, which produces MTQHNLIPESKLPALGTTIFTQMSALAQQYNAINLSQGFPDFDGPRYLQERLAYHVSQGANQYAPMTGALPLREAIAAKTAELYGHQPDVNSDITVTAGATEALYAAITALVRPGDEVICFDPSYDSYAPAVQLAGGVLKRIALQPPGFRVDWAAFRSLLSTKTRLVILNTPHNPSATVWRKSDYAELWQAIAAQEIYVLSDEVYEHICFAEEGHASVLAHAELRQRAIAVSSFGKTFHMTGWKVGYCVAPAAISAEIRKVHQYLTFSVNTPAQLAIADMLRAEPEHYRELPEFYRARRDRLVQALAKSRFEVLPCEGTYFLLADYSAISDLDDVSFCQWLTKEVGVAAIPLSVFCADPFPHKLIRLCFAKQEATLDAAAERLCQL; this is translated from the coding sequence ATGACGCAGCACAACCTGATTCCCGAGAGCAAATTACCGGCGCTCGGCACCACCATTTTTACCCAAATGAGCGCGCTGGCGCAGCAATATAACGCCATCAACCTGTCTCAGGGCTTCCCGGATTTCGATGGCCCACGCTACTTACAGGAGCGTCTGGCGTATCACGTCAGCCAGGGGGCCAACCAGTATGCCCCCATGACCGGTGCGCTGCCGCTGCGCGAGGCCATCGCCGCCAAAACCGCAGAACTCTATGGCCACCAGCCGGACGTCAACAGCGATATCACCGTCACCGCCGGTGCCACCGAAGCCTTGTATGCCGCGATCACCGCGCTGGTGCGCCCGGGCGATGAAGTGATCTGTTTTGATCCCAGCTACGACAGCTACGCGCCTGCGGTACAACTGGCCGGTGGCGTGCTGAAGCGCATCGCTTTGCAGCCTCCAGGCTTTCGCGTCGACTGGGCAGCATTCCGCAGCCTGTTGAGCACCAAAACCCGTCTGGTGATCCTGAATACGCCGCACAACCCTTCCGCCACCGTATGGCGCAAGAGCGACTATGCCGAGTTGTGGCAGGCCATCGCCGCACAGGAAATCTATGTCCTGAGCGATGAAGTGTACGAGCACATCTGTTTTGCTGAAGAAGGCCATGCCAGCGTGCTGGCTCATGCCGAACTGCGCCAGCGGGCAATTGCCGTGTCATCTTTCGGTAAAACCTTCCATATGACCGGCTGGAAAGTGGGTTACTGCGTAGCACCGGCTGCCATCAGTGCCGAAATCCGCAAAGTGCACCAGTATCTGACCTTTTCAGTGAATACCCCGGCGCAACTGGCGATTGCCGATATGCTGCGCGCCGAGCCGGAACATTATCGCGAGCTGCCGGAATTTTACCGCGCCCGCCGCGATCGTCTGGTACAGGCGCTGGCAAAAAGCCGTTTTGAAGTGCTGCCCTGTGAAGGCACCTACTTCCTGCTGGCGGATTACAGCGCCATTTCCGATCTGGATGACGTGAGTTTCTGCCAGTGGCTGACCAAAGAAGTTGGCGTGGCGGCAATCCCGCTGTCAGTGTTCTGCGCCGATCCTTTCCCGCATAAGCTGATCCGCCTGTGCTTTGCTAAACAGGAAGCGACGCTCGACGCCGCAGCGGAGCGTTTATGTCAGCTTTAA
- a CDS encoding methylthioribulose 1-phosphate dehydratase, which produces MTDFLPLEQLVAACHWIGAKGWAPATGGNMSVRQDDEYCLLSASGKDKGRLTRDDFIQVEIATNAVPSGRKPSAETGLHTLIYRLFPQAGAVLHTHTVNSTVLSRVEKGGALLLSGYEMQKTLAGQDTHLNTVAIPLFDNDQDIDALAQRIADFSRDTPLRYGFLLRGHGLTCWGKDVNEARRHLEGLEFLFECELQRRLLEAR; this is translated from the coding sequence ATGACGGATTTTCTTCCTCTGGAACAACTGGTGGCGGCCTGCCACTGGATTGGCGCAAAAGGCTGGGCACCGGCTACCGGCGGCAACATGTCGGTGCGTCAGGATGATGAGTACTGCCTGTTGAGCGCATCAGGCAAGGATAAAGGTCGTCTGACGCGCGATGACTTTATTCAGGTAGAGATTGCCACCAACGCGGTACCGTCCGGGCGTAAGCCGTCGGCCGAGACCGGCCTGCATACCTTAATCTATCGTCTGTTCCCGCAGGCGGGCGCGGTGTTGCATACCCATACGGTGAACTCCACGGTATTGTCGCGGGTAGAAAAGGGGGGCGCGCTGCTGCTGAGTGGTTATGAGATGCAGAAAACCCTCGCCGGTCAGGATACCCACCTTAATACTGTCGCCATTCCGCTGTTCGATAATGACCAGGATATTGATGCGCTGGCGCAACGCATCGCGGATTTCTCCCGTGACACGCCGCTGCGCTACGGCTTTTTGCTGCGTGGTCATGGGTTGACCTGCTGGGGGAAAGACGTCAATGAAGCGCGTCGTCACCTGGAAGGGCTGGAATTTTTGTTTGAATGTGAATTACAACGTCGGCTGCTGGAGGCCAGATGA
- the mtnC gene encoding acireductone synthase, translating into MIRAIVTDIEGTTSDIRFVHNVLFPYARQHLTAFVRQHQADAAVAAALTAVREESGAPQASLDEVIATLLTYIDQDRKSPGLKALQGMIWRDGYVSGQFTGHLYPDVLPAFERWRHQGQALYVYSSGSVAAQKLLFGYSDAGDLTSLFSGYFDTGVGAKRETQSYRNIAQQIGYAPSELLFLSDIHQELDAAAEAGWHTLQLIRGEADSESRHRQVNDFSQINPESI; encoded by the coding sequence ATGATTCGCGCAATTGTTACCGATATTGAAGGCACCACCAGCGATATTCGCTTTGTTCATAACGTGTTGTTCCCGTATGCCCGTCAGCATCTGACCGCGTTTGTCCGCCAACATCAGGCTGACGCAGCCGTCGCAGCGGCGCTTACCGCTGTTCGCGAGGAGTCAGGCGCTCCACAGGCTTCGCTGGACGAGGTGATCGCCACCCTGCTGACTTACATCGATCAGGATCGCAAATCACCCGGGCTGAAAGCCTTGCAGGGCATGATCTGGCGTGATGGCTATGTCAGCGGTCAGTTCACCGGTCATCTCTACCCGGATGTGCTACCCGCATTTGAACGCTGGCGGCACCAGGGCCAGGCGCTGTATGTATATTCCTCCGGCTCGGTGGCGGCGCAGAAATTATTATTTGGCTACAGCGATGCAGGTGATTTAACGTCGTTGTTCAGCGGCTATTTTGACACGGGCGTCGGTGCCAAGCGCGAAACCCAGTCCTATCGCAATATCGCGCAACAGATTGGCTATGCGCCGTCAGAACTGCTATTCCTGTCCGATATTCATCAGGAACTGGATGCGGCAGCTGAAGCAGGCTGGCATACCCTGCAATTAATTCGCGGCGAGGCGGATAGCGAAAGTCGCCATCGTCAGGTAAACGATTTTTCCCAGATTAACCCGGAGTCGATTTAG
- a CDS encoding acireductone dioxygenase encodes MSALTIFTDTEASQPVWHSTDAAAIRERLNAKGVRFERWEADRDLGANPDSDTVINAYQHAIDRLVAEKGYQSWDVLSMRADNPQKEVLRSKFLNEHTHSEDEVRFFVEGSGLFCLHLDGQVYQILCEKQDLISVPAGTPHWFDMGSEPHFTAIRIFDNQEGWIANFTGDSIADAYPRLA; translated from the coding sequence ATGAGTGCACTGACCATTTTTACCGATACCGAAGCCAGCCAGCCGGTGTGGCACAGTACCGATGCAGCAGCGATTCGCGAGCGTCTGAACGCCAAAGGCGTGCGTTTTGAACGCTGGGAAGCGGATCGCGATCTGGGTGCCAACCCGGATTCCGACACGGTGATCAACGCGTATCAGCATGCGATCGATCGCCTGGTAGCCGAGAAAGGTTACCAGAGCTGGGATGTATTGAGCATGCGTGCCGACAACCCGCAGAAAGAAGTGCTGCGCAGCAAGTTTCTCAACGAACATACCCATAGCGAAGATGAAGTGCGTTTCTTTGTCGAGGGTTCAGGTCTGTTCTGCCTGCATCTTGATGGTCAGGTGTATCAGATTCTGTGCGAAAAACAGGACCTGATTTCGGTGCCGGCAGGCACGCCGCATTGGTTTGATATGGGTTCTGAGCCGCACTTTACCGCCATCCGTATTTTCGACAATCAGGAAGGTTGGATTGCGAACTTCACGGGCGACAGCATTGCGGATGCCTATCCGCGTCTGGCCTGA